Below is a genomic region from Treponema sp. OMZ 798.
TATTCTTGAAAATTATTTTGAGACAAAAATTATTGAAGATAAAAAAATTGCCTATTTAAATATAAAAAGTTTTTATACGTATAATGATGAATTTCAAGAATTATATATAAAAAAAATAAATTCAATTTTACACTCGCTTGGAGGCTATCAAAATGTAATTATTGACTTACGGGAAAACAGAGGCGGTTTTAATACACTGTGGCAAGAGCATATAGTCTCACATCTTATTAAATATAGTTTGGAATATTATTCCCACCTTGTATATAATAATCAAAATAAATTTTTTAAGATTTTAGAAGATAACTTTTTATTGGTAAAGCCATTAGAACCTAACGGCAATTTTAAAACGGTGTTTTTTTCTAAGCAAAATGAAGACGATAAAGAACTGTTTAATTCTATTAGAAGTTATTTTGCCGAAGTTTTGCCTTCTCCGCCTTATATTGATTTTAAAAAAATATGGGTACTTATCGGAAACGATACTATATCGGCTGCCGATGAGTTCGCAGCATTTGCCAAACAAACGAAATTCGCAAAACTTATAGGAGAAAATACCGGCGGCGGCGGTTTGAACTGGCTTCCTAAACTGTATTTACAGTTACCTAATTGCGGCTTGCTAATCCAAAGCGATATGCTTTATGCTTTAAATCCCGATTGGACCTGCAATGACGAAGTAGGCACCGCTCCAGATATTTATAATCTCCCCGAAAAAGATGCCTTAGAGACTTGCTTGGAAGAAATCAAAAAGATAGAAGGCAAAAATTAACGGCGGATGAAACTTATCAGGCAATTTGACGGGACGGATTGCGGGGCGGCTTGTCTTGCTATGGTTGCATCCCATTACAAAGCAAAATACTCTGTAACATCGATCCGTGAAATTGCCGGAACCGATACGCACGGTACAAATCTTGCGGGACTTGTAAAAGCGGGTGAGGCTATGGGCTTTTCGGTGCAAGTTTTAAAAGGCGATAAGGAAGCCCTAAGCCAAGACCTGCCGCTTCCCTTTATTGTCCATATAAAAAAATGTGAAGAAAAAAGAGAATTTTTTCATTTTGTTGTTGTCAAAAAAATAAAAAACAAAAAACTTACAATATACGATCCAGCAGGGGAAAAGAAAAAAATTGATATTGAAGAGTTTGCAAAAACATGGACGGGGTATACTGTTTTTCTTAGTCCCTCAGCCGAGTTTAAAATACAGGATAATACCAAAGGATTTTTTGAACGCTTTGCTCCGCTTTTAAAACCCTATATCCACGAAATAATTCAAGTTATAATAGCATCTTTTTTATTGACTTTTTTGGGTATTATAAGTTCCCTTTATTTTAGATACATAATAGATGATGTAGTTTACTCAAAAGCTTTTACGTCT
It encodes:
- a CDS encoding S41 family peptidase; protein product: MKKIIIRIIITVLIVGTAAFFILFSKYSEEDEQKYKNSYMSKERLEEDYAFVWDFIENGYPFKNVCIRAGADLEKIKKNYFQKLPDIKDELEYYLFYMSLFSKVRNDKFIGHLDVYNIDYLNPKTDRVQGTIVYDNDSKANGFYQLLLRRVNTALKQNNLEEIFKKYDLKLKPPLSLEFEDILENYFETKIIEDKKIAYLNIKSFYTYNDEFQELYIKKINSILHSLGGYQNVIIDLRENRGGFNTLWQEHIVSHLIKYSLEYYSHLVYNNQNKFFKILEDNFLLVKPLEPNGNFKTVFFSKQNEDDKELFNSIRSYFAEVLPSPPYIDFKKIWVLIGNDTISAADEFAAFAKQTKFAKLIGENTGGGGLNWLPKLYLQLPNCGLLIQSDMLYALNPDWTCNDEVGTAPDIYNLPEKDALETCLEEIKKIEGKN